In Cynocephalus volans isolate mCynVol1 chromosome 16, mCynVol1.pri, whole genome shotgun sequence, the following proteins share a genomic window:
- the LOC134364897 gene encoding interferon alpha-4-like gives MALPFPLLMALLVLSCQATCSLGCDLPQAHSLGTRRALILLGRMRRISPLSCLKDRNDFGFPQEDLDGHQLQKARAISVLHEMTQQSFNFFSTEGSSAAWDESLLDKLCTGLYQQLDDLEACLMPEVGVEETPLVNEDFALAVRKYFQRISLYLKEKRHSPCAWEVVRAEIVRSFSSSINMRGRLGRRQ, from the coding sequence atggccttgccctttcctttactgatggccctgctggtgctcagctgccaggcgacctgctctctgggctgtgatctgcctcaggcccacagcctggggaccaggagggccttgatactcctgggacgaatgaggagaatctcccctctgtcctgcctgaaggacagaaatgacttcggattcccccaggaagacttggatggccaccagctgcagaaggcccgagccatctctgtcctccatgagatgacccagcagagcttcaacTTCTTCTCCACAGagggctcatcggctgcttgggatgagagcctcttggacaaactctgcactggactctatcagcagctggacgacctggaagcctgtctgatgccggaggtgggggtggaagagactcccctggtgaacgaggacttcgcactggccgtgaggaaatacttccaaagaatcagtctctacctgaaagagaagaggcacagcccttgcgcctgggaggtcgtgagagcagaaatcgtgagatccttctcttcatcaataaacatgcggggaagattagggaggaggcaatga